CCCTGGAGTGGTCCGAGCAGGCGCCTGGCGAGTATGCGAGCGCGCCGGTGGTCCTGCCTCGGGAGGGCCTGTGGCGGGTCGAGGCACAGGCCCAGGCCGGGGGGGCGTTCCTGGGGCGAGACGCCGTGGAGTTTCCCGTGGAGGGGGAGAGCCCCGAGGGGCTCCGGCTCGGCGTGGACCGGGCCTACCTGGAAGCCCTGGCCGAGGCCTCCGGCGGCCGCGCCTTCCCCCTCGGGGACCGGGGCCTCATCCAGCACCTGGCCGAGCGGGGCCGCAGCCAGGTGGAGGTGGTGGGCCGCCGGGTGGAGGAGCCCTGGGCCGCCGGCCCGCTCCTCGCCCTGTCGGTGCTCCTCTTCGGCCTGGACTGGGCGCTGCGGCGGTTCTGGGAGGGGTGAGGGGGAGGGCAGAAGGCGCCCCACCCCTCACCGGGCGGGAGGGGCAGAAATCGCCGCGGAGAGCGGCGATTCTCGACCGGGGCGGATCAGTTCTTTCGGTACGGCACCACGACCCGGGCAAGCATGGGGAAGTGGGTCTCGTTCAGGGTGGCGAGGGTTGCCTGGGCAGCTTCCGCCGTGGCCGCGATGAGGGCGTCGGCGAGGCCGGTAGCGTGGCTCTTTCGATAGTCGCGGCGATACAGCCCGCCCCGTTCGGCGATGTGCTCGTCCACGGGGACGATGGAAAAAGCCCCGAGGAAGTCTCCCAGGCGGGACCGCTCCGGTCCCTCACGCACCCCCGCGAAAAGCTCGGCGACGGTGACGGCAGAGAGGAGCGCGGGGCCACTGACCGCTTCCAGCCACTCGGCGGCCTGGGGTAGCCCCGGCAGGTAGTCGACACACACGTCTGTGTCCACGAGGTACCGGGTGGCCACCGCTACTCGCCCTCGACGGGAAATCGCTCCCACTCTCGGCGCATCGCCCGGAGGTCCGGCAGATCATCCCTTCCCGCCCAGATCCCCCGCCCCCGGCAGAGCTGGTCGAGACGCCCCGCCTCCGCCCGGCGCTCCAGAAATCGGTCGATGGCCCGCCGGATCAGCTCGCTCTTCGTCTGCCCGGTCTCCCGCGCCAGCGCGTCCAGCGCTTTCTGCTCGTCCTCGGTCAGGTAGATCTGGGTCCGAACCACAGCCGCCTCCCGACGCGATGTATAAGGTCAATGTATAGGCCGAACGCCTGAAACGGTCAATCGCGGACCGCCCCTTCCCGTCAGCGGGCCTGGTGCTTGAGGAAGGTGCCGGCGCGGTACTCCTCGAAGGCGACCCGCAGCTCCTCCTGGGTGTTCATCACGATGGGGCCGTACCAGGCCACGGGCTCGCCCAGGGGCTTGCCCGAGACGTAGAGGAAGCGCACCGGGTGCTCCTCGGCCGAGACCGTGACCCGGTCTCCGTCGCCGAAGAGGACGAGGGTCCCGTCCGGCAGGAGCGGTTCGCGCTCCAGGTCGAAGTAGTTGGCGCCCTCGGCTTCGTAGGAGAAGGGTTTCCTTTCCTCGCAAAAGCAGCCGCGTCCTTCGATGACGTAGGCGAAGGCCGTGTGCCCCGCCGGGGTGGGGTGGGTCCAGGAACCCCCGGCGGGGATGCGCACGTCGAGGTACTCCGGTTCGATGACCACGTCGCGCACCGGACCCTGCACGCCCCCTGCCTCGCCGCAGATCACCTTGGCCTCGACGCCCCCGGGCAGGGCGGCGGTGGGGATCTGGGCGCTCTTCACGTCCCGGTAGCGGGGCTCCATCATCTTGTGGGCTGCGGGCAGGTTGGCCCAGAGCTGGAAACCGAGCATGGCGCCCCCGGGGTCGCCCTTGGGCATCTCCTGGTGGATGATGCCGCTGCCGGCGGTCATCCACTGCACGTCCCCGGCGGTGATCACCCCCCGGTTGCCCAGGCTGTCGCCGTGCTCCACGTCGCCCCCGAGCACGTAGGTGATGGTCTCGATGCCTCGGTGGGGGTGCCAGGGGAAGCCGGGGAGGTAGTGCTCGGGCTCCCGGGATCGGAAGTCGTCGAGCAGCAGGAACGGATCGAAGAGGGGCACCTGGCTGAAGCCGAAGGCCCTCTTCAGGTGGACGCCCGCCCCTTCGATGGTGGGCTTGCTGCGAAACACCTTGCGGATGCGTCGGGTCACCACGGCTTCGCCTCCCTCCCCCCGACTCGCACGGACTCCAGTGTGCACGGGGGGAAGGGGGCGTCAAGGGAAAGGAGGAGACGGCGGGGGCCCACAGGGAAGGGCGATGGGACCTATGGGACCTATGGGACGAATGGGGGGACGAGTGGGGTCGGCTCGGAAAACGAAAACACCGGGGGAGCGCCGGGGCAGGGGCGCCGGGGGCAGTTGAGCG
The Thermodesulfobacteriota bacterium genome window above contains:
- a CDS encoding type II toxin-antitoxin system VapC family toxin, with translation MATRYLVDTDVCVDYLPGLPQAAEWLEAVSGPALLSAVTVAELFAGVREGPERSRLGDFLGAFSIVPVDEHIAERGGLYRRDYRKSHATGLADALIAATAEAAQATLATLNETHFPMLARVVVPYRKN
- a CDS encoding pirin family protein, producing the protein MVTRRIRKVFRSKPTIEGAGVHLKRAFGFSQVPLFDPFLLLDDFRSREPEHYLPGFPWHPHRGIETITYVLGGDVEHGDSLGNRGVITAGDVQWMTAGSGIIHQEMPKGDPGGAMLGFQLWANLPAAHKMMEPRYRDVKSAQIPTAALPGGVEAKVICGEAGGVQGPVRDVVIEPEYLDVRIPAGGSWTHPTPAGHTAFAYVIEGRGCFCEERKPFSYEAEGANYFDLEREPLLPDGTLVLFGDGDRVTVSAEEHPVRFLYVSGKPLGEPVAWYGPIVMNTQEELRVAFEEYRAGTFLKHQAR
- a CDS encoding CopG family transcriptional regulator; translated protein: MVRTQIYLTEDEQKALDALARETGQTKSELIRRAIDRFLERRAEAGRLDQLCRGRGIWAGRDDLPDLRAMRREWERFPVEGE